Below is a genomic region from Nymphalis io chromosome 16, ilAglIoxx1.1, whole genome shotgun sequence.
TTACTCAAAGTATTTGCATCGTATAATGAGGTTGACTATCTGGTAATTACTAGTAAGGATCTAGAACAGTGTTGACGTTATCGGGAATAAAATACAGAAGCTGACATTTTGCTAGTTAGACAAGTGAAACTAAGCCTGTTCGTTTTGATAAGTCTCCATAGATAATATTCACTCTGCTCGTACAATCAGAGACCAATATATTCCAGTCTTcacgtttattataaaataaattacggttattaATTATGTCTCgttaaaaatttcatataatattttaagattacagtggggcataaattatttataaaaaagtaaatgattattattaacaataaaatattctattaaatataacctATTGCACTTAGAGATTTATTAAAGTGTTTAATAagacgataaaaataataatacgttaGTAGGTGGGTACCAAGAGAGAAGCACACAATTTTTCTAAGGCCATAGCTAAGCGGTCGCTTACACTGGCGCCGGACCGGGGTTATCGGCGGGCGCGTGCGGTACGCCTGTCGGCGTCGCGACGCGCATAAATATAACGTAGGGGAAAGACACATACTAGTCTATTAAGTGCGTTAAAGCTCAGCAGACAAAAATGGTGAGAAGTGTTCTTCGTGGCGATATTTGCGGGTACTGCAATGCCTGTGTTCGTATAAGACTATGCGCAGCAAGAGGTCGCAGTCCAGAACCATTGGAATGTGCCTACAAGCATATTTTAGAATCATATGCCGGCAACGCTAGTGGAACTGAAAAATTTCTTGACACGCCAAAACCGGCATGTGCTTCTTGCCGGTGGACATCGGATGCCCAATTTCCAGAAACACCTCCGTCTTCAAGCGATCTTAGTTTAGAGTGGAGTTCTCAATCGTCACATAGGCCTCGTACGCGACGACGCAAGAGGTAGAATTATTGATTGATGGCGAAAAAGTCTGGAACCAACTCTTCGCAGTTGAAAGTGAAAGCTGATGGCGTCGTCTCTTGATGAACGATAGAGCCTTATCCTTTGCTAGTCAAAATGATGTATACCGTTTTTAATTTACAGAGATTatgataatgtaattattatatttaataaattatttcgcttgaaatttgttgttttttattaaaaaaatttttgttattttttcaatgaaataaatcataaagcattaaaattaaatattatgtatatattaccactataattttttttatatactaattaaataaataataaaatatttcttcaaatcaatatcattaaaaaaatgccatattaattaaatggtgttgatttatatgtttttcaCTTCATTTATCCTTAAAAGCTGAAGGAAATAAAGGTATTAAAGTAAAAAGCCTTAAAAAGCTATcaggaaatattttatgaatatagttTAAACATGTCTCATAGTTGTATGCATATTGCATAAATAGGCACACAACAGGCATAGAACCAGTACCTTTTACTTCTGTTTTTCAAtcgattttcttattttttttgtttggttattaatataattgggTTCGTTCACTATTATTGgtaatatcaaaacattttaataatttactgatAAAAGAATAGTGATTATTGAGTCGTcagaataattataacttttataaatttatctactAAATTATTTGGTTCCagattttttgttaactcgacGTTTTCACAGGCCTTTTAGGCCATCGTCGCTTTAGGTAACAAAGTAAATCACATAAATGCTAGAAATTaggttattagtatttatttaattttattattttatataggaaTCAAACAgagcatttatttttacatctataacaataaacatttgCACATTTTTGGTATTTGTGCTTATAAGTTTCCACTTGTATCTAAAATATGATAAgatcaaaacaaaaattaattaaaattcaaaagtcATCACAAAGGAGGATGCAAGTTTTGATTCCACCTCCACAAGCGACGTGTATGCACGCATTGTTGGATAGGTATTTTTGAGCTGAACCAAAGTTACTATGACTCCAAGTTTTAAATCTTAGTCCGTTCagagatataatttattaaacatggcAGTTTAAGTAATAgccaaataatactttttaataatcttttggTACCTAGGGTTCGCCAGGCATGAGATATTTGTAAGTCCAGCCTTATTTTTAAATGCGATCATAATAGACGCAGAGTATGAATAAAAgtgtgtgatttttttataaataaaaacgttactaaataattaaaaaagcaacCTAAAGTAgcttaccgtaaccgtaacagcccgtgaatgtcccactgctgggctaaaggcctcctctcctcctctttttgaggagaaggtttggagcttatttttatattattttatatttttattttttgtagttgctactattttttttaataatttgacattggtgatgtaagaaatattaaccatcgcttacataccTTGTGCTTGCCattacactagttcactcacccttcaatacaacaataccaaactttgctgttttgcggtagcatttctgatgagtgggtgatacctacccagacgagcttggacaaagccctttttttttatagaataggaaggcggacgagcatatgggccacctgatggtaagtggtcaccaacgctcttagacattagcattgtaagaaatgtcaaccatcgcttacatatccaatgcgccaccaaccttgggaactaagattttatgtcccttgtgcctgtaattacactggctcactcacccttcaaaccggaacacaacaataccaagtattgctgttttgcggtagaatatctgatgagtgggtggtacctacccagacgagcttgcacaaagccctaccaccagtaaatatagtatactagtattaatttaaaaaatgcattgTATTGgggtaaaacattatttttgactAAGATTTGAAACTTAGCGCTATAGTGACTTTTGTTCAGCTTAAAAATATCTATCCAACGATGTATTACAGGTCGCTATCGGATGTGGGACCAGAGTTCATACAAATCCTGGCATCATCCTTTCCTAAAGTTTGCAATCGATgccatgaatattaatttattattaatgttccttacaaaatttataattaaagcaatTTCGATGATGTTATTTTATGTAGTATGTGCGGTGCATGAACAaacgtgaatatttttttattataatattgtaagacGAATTGGAGAATGGTAATATATATCTCCCCGAAAgtgtaatacaaataaataaagttgaaatACAGAAAATGTTTATCAATTGTAAGAAACTTACCGAAAGTACTGTTTAGTTACAGAATCTTAGCGTATTCGATGGATTCGatctgtaatatatttttattatgtaaataagaagATTTCAATGCGTACAATGTTATATGTTcggaaattgtataaataagatCACAATATTTCAGCTGTTAGCTTATTTGCTACTTTAGTGCTTTTCTTAAATGACTGTCATTGCTATTGGCTATACTAGTCCCTAACAGTGTCAATGGGCAGGGGGCCGGGTATGATTGTGTTGCGCTACACACACACACGGCTCACCACactttgacggagtgtgctgcgtgggggccccagaggcataccCTGGCGGCGATAGTTGGCGAAGATCTCTCGTTGCCGAGCATCTAACGCTATGCTTGGCAGTGTGAGGTATtagatggagatggtctctttttgcgaAGGTGTCATGCAGCAGAATGAAGTCGCGGAGCGAGAGCGTAAGGCGAGGTCAGCCGCCACTGGTTTTCTAGCGGGTATatcggcgccttcagcgcctgcgagtcccacatactccTCCACATatccccacctcatgtgggggaaacgcgtaaataaCTTATGTAAATACGTGCGGATACAGGCGTCAGGCTTGAGGGTTGTTTTCTATGAGATTGTAACTCGGTTCAGAACATGTTAGGTAGGAaactttataactttatattacatCCAAAATGTATAGATTTACGTTAATAGTctgtaaaaataagaaataacatgtaattaaaatatgttattattttgttcaacTTTATATTAAGACAAATTAGTCAAATCGTGAccttaaaatgataataacatttataaaaaaaatttttttagaatCCATACGACATAATAATATGACTTATGTATGAGTGTGCCGtagtatttaaaagataattataaataaggcaTTCATTGGTTTATAAGAATCACATAGAAACTAAGGCAACATGAATACAACTCGTGGTAAAaaataacatcatattatatgttGAAAATAGTCTCTTATCTTAGGGTCACCTATTAATTGgcatgtacaaaaaaaaacacatcgtcacatgtattataaaattatattataaataaattatttagtaaaacaaaatattcttaagagttaattattaattcttataaataatcaataatcattgttaataataaaattaatgttgttgACAATTGAGTGCATTAATTTTAATGCCCTCAATTGTTCAGTGCGATAGTCGCAAGTTCGATGCCTGACcccttgaataataataataataataatatataatccaattctattaaaaatatatcttatttaattaaatagaaaaacattGATATTCTATTGCACTTATAGTCTAGAAATCTATTATGTGTTACTAACAATCCATTTGAAATTTGCCTTTAACGTGCTACACTATTGCGGATAGGTACATTTTCTTTATAGCAAGTTTTCTGTCTTCATAAATTGTCAcatcacataaaaaataaagcttaatCAGATTCAAGTATCTACATGTATTAAATACTACGACATTAATTAATGGTCTTGCGTTTTAGTATTATTCACTAGTTTGACTCCTATCTACATTAGTCGTTCTTAACAGTGCATGTCCAGCGTTTCCGGTTAAGTTACTGTTAAAATGTCTTTGATAACAATGTATTGTAACCtaattacaagaaaaataatattcatattgtttTCAGTTTAATTCACATCTCGCatgttaaacattaaaaaaatgtagtgttTATACTTTCCTAAAAAATTTAAGCccattgtatatacatacaaattaaatttaatttaaaatgtttgttgtagattattttaaatctcGATTCTTGATCAGTGATGTGACGTCATTTCAaggtcaattttgttttttatctttactttcCTTTTCTTTCCTTCTGCCTGCGTTTATCTTGATTTAGAAGATTCCAATATATTCTAAATCAAGATAAACGTACGACTTTTTCTGACGCAAAATCAAGTAAAAATTGTATTGCAATTTCTAAGCTTTATGTTACAGTCTTATCAATGAAATGATGCAATTTAATATTCCATTAATCAATCGTTCAAACTCGTGTTATAGATAGTTCTATGTGAAATGTTTGGAAGCGGTTGTCTCTGAACAATGTGTATGAAACACGTGTGAACTAAGGTCAGTCGACGGGCACTAACAATTGCGTTTTAACAAGtcatatcaatttattatataacataataaagctGATATATTTGACTTTCTCTCACATATTTGACTTTGTTTTCCAAtagtgaaataataaacaactaAATTGTAAAGATAAATGCGTCGTTGTGAAAAAAAGTTTTGAGTCGGCATAGATATGTAGCagaattccaaaaaaaaaaaatggcattacaacttaaaatattaaaaatgtaattaatgtgtttattgatacaataaaattaacttcTTTAAGCTTGTAATAGTACCTACTACATAAAAATGTACACATTCATACAATCGAAAGTAacatgtaagtatataaatcttGGGTTATTATGTGTGTCTAATAATAAGGTTGTTTATGAATGACAATATAGTTACTTGAGAGCGTAAACGAGGTAATGATATCTCTATTATTCGGTGTTATATTTAGTCTCGTAATGAATACATTTGTATAACGgtctataaatatttctaagtgaCGTTTAgagtaaagataatattattctgatacaataaatatcgtaaaagtaataaaattatacaggaCATACGAGTCACAAAGTTATAGTAGTGTAGTTTTATTAGCCATGTTTGCGACTGTTtcatttaattgtttgttaacttttttttacttgtaaatgTGAACTGCATACCTTTTTACTGTCTACATACAGAGttggttttaatattatatttaatttaataataatatatctaattattatatttaattataattcatctcgtgctttacggtgaaggaaaacatcgtgaggaaacctgcatgtgtctaatttcattgaaattatgccacatgtgtattctaccaacaattgagcagcatggtggaataagctcaaaacgttcttctcaaaagggagaggaggccttagcccaacagtgggacattaacagactgttactgttaaggCAAGATACTGAAATTAAGTAATTCGTTTGTTTTGCAAgcgatttgtaaatatattattaaatttttgataaaaaaattattataaaatagtttgttaTTAACTTTTGGTATCGACGTATTTGTGTCTTCGATTTATGCaatgaatatgtaaaatatttttagttacaataaaaacttaaaagcgTAATCTTTTTGAAGCGACTATTTGAGAAAATTTAAAAGCATCAATCAAAAtcagttaaaaattattttagccatagcagaaaaaaaaattaataccctACCGGTCATGGAGTTCTTTGCAGGTATGAAAAAATCTGCAAGTTATTCACAAGCACTCTTTCTCGATGTAGTAGACTCTATGtagataagattaaaaatagttcaattgaaatgtaaatactatatattttatagttcttCTAAGAAATAGCTGCTTTGTCCTTTTTAGgctattaattttcatttaggaaatacaactaaatttaagcgttttaaattaaacaaagtgtCATTagcaattaaaacatttactcAGCTACCATAAGATGTGTAcctatttatgataatattatcgtTTTATGAATCTCAATTATGGTTATTACCAATATaatgtttcaaataattttgttcAAATTGAATGATAAGAAcaatttatcaaaattgttacatttaatattatcttttgttAATACTTATATGTTTAGGTTTTGTACAAATTCATTTGAAAcaatcacaaaaatataaaaaaaatcaaaattt
It encodes:
- the LOC126774591 gene encoding uncharacterized protein LOC126774591, which encodes MVRSVLRGDICGYCNACVRIRLCAARGRSPEPLECAYKHILESYAGNASGTEKFLDTPKPACASCRWTSDAQFPETPPSSSDLSLEWSSQSSHRPRTRRRKR